From the Candidatus Saccharibacteria bacterium genome, the window TATATTGCGTCCCGAAATCCTCTCGTGCGACTGGCTAAAAAGCCATTTAGCACCGGAGTAAAATTATACCGGAAGATATTTCAGGGCTATTTAGAACAAAAAACACAGGTAGACAGCTATGTCGTATATGAACTGACGGATATCGCTGAAAAGCTAAACAAGCTTAGCGTAGAGGAGCTTGAGGCCAGTATAAATAACGCGATCAATATCAAGCTTGACGAAAAAATACAAGAGACCCATATACTCATTGACAGGTTCAAGAAAGAAATAAACTATGAGCTGGTAGAACTCCGTAAAGGTGGCTCCGCTGCAGCGGCAGAAGACAAGAAACCCTTTAAGGCGGAGATAATCAACCAAAAACGTGTCAAAGAACTCAAGAAAGTCAATGTCGGAGCAGGCATGGACATAAGGCAGGATTACATTAATCTTGATCATCGCGCCCTCGACGGCATAGACGTAGTCGCGGATGTCTTGGATATGCCTTTTGAGGAGGAATCTTTAGATGAAATCTTTTCTTCTCATGTCGTCGAACACTTTGTTCAAAATGATTTGAAGAAAATCCTGGTGTACTGGTTCGGTCTACTGAGGAAAGGCGGAAGACTGCGGATAATAACGCCCAACATAGAAGACATGGCGAAACGTTATGCCATCGGTGAAGTAGCCTGGCAGGAATTTCGTTCGGTCGCGCTTGGTGGCCAAGATTATGCGAGTGATTATCATTTCAACCACTTCTCTATCAAGTCCATGGAAGAACTTATACATACCGTTCTTCCGGAGGCGGAATTCAAGATTGTTGCTGACTCGCGCCGTAATGGCGAATGTTTTGAAATGGAAGTCCTAGTCGTTAAATGAAAAATTCCCAGCAGAAAGATTCGCCCCGAATTTCGGTTGTTCTCAATACGTGCAATAGGGGAGCTTACATTGGTGATACACTACGAGGCTTGCAGCGGCAGTCATACGACAACTTTGAAGTAATAGTAGTAAATGGCCCTTCCATAGACAATACCGAAGATGTAGTAAAAGATTTCGAGGTAAAATACTATACTGCCCCATTCAATCTTTCAATCTCACGCAATATAGGCATCAAACACGCATCGGGCGATATCATCGCATTCATAGATGATGATGCAGTTCCTGAGGCGAACTGGCTTGCAGATTTAGTGAAAGCGTATGAAGATCCGAAAGTCGCGGCTGCAGGTGGCCGCGTGTTCAATGCGGATGGCTCCGGTTTCCAGTTCAGCTATGGGGCGATCGATGTCTGGGGGTACCCGGTTACTCGTGATGACAAGCCATATGAATACAACGATCCTGCTGGAGACTGGTTTAATGTAAATATCGGTACCAATGCATCATATAGACGAGAGCCGTTGATTGAGGTGGGCGGTTTTGACGAAGAAATAGAATATTATCACGATGAAAGCGACGTCTGCGTTAGGTTGATACAAGCAGGATATAAGGTGGCACAGCTTGAGAACGCATACGTCCACCATAAGATGGCGCCAAGTTTTCGGCGAAAGAATAGCAAGAAGACGGTAGTCTGGGATGCTATAGTGAAGAACACAATATACTTCGGCCTGCTGAATACAGCGGGCAAGAGGCCTTTGCATCAGAGGCTCAGCAAGCCTTTCCTGGCAGAGCGTCAGAAGCTATCGTTCCCATACAAACTTTTTCGTAGCGGTGACTTTACTTTCGGTGAGGGGGTCTCGCGCTATTTCGCATTGTGTCGGGCTTTTATGCGTGGGTATCGACGTGGTTTTTCGGGTAAACGAAAGCTCATGCAGGGCTATATGTATGAGCCGGATACTTTCTTGCGCTATAAGAAGATACAAAAACCCGCAACGGTGAGACATATTGTGTTGGTCAGCCAAGGTTTCCCGCCTCACCAAACAGACGGCATAGCAAGGTATACTGGAGTTCTTGCCAAAGAGTTAAGCAGGCTTGGGCATACCGTATCTGTAGTATCACGAGCACTGAATGAGAATAAGAAAGGAACGATTCAGTTCATAGATGGGGCATGGTTGTATAGGCACCAACCCAATAAGTATCTGACCAGAACAACTGGTTATCCAAGAGTAGACCATCAGCTCGCTCATGCTAGGAGCGTGCTTGCCACTGTTCGAAAAATCCATGACCGAGAAAAAGTGGACGTCGTACTAGCACCCTTATGGGATGCCGAGGGTTTGGGCCTGATGGTGCATAAAGTTGCGCCGACTATACTGACGCTTATGTCTCCTCTGAAAAAGGTGGTCGAAACGCAGTGGTTCAATGTGGACGAACCTAGTTACGATATAACGTATGAGCTTGAGCGTGAATGCGTCGTCCGGGCAGACGGCATCATGGCCATATCTGATAATATTAAGCATACAATTGGCGAGCTTTATAACGTTGACTGGAGGACACTTGCGGCTCGCGGTGCCCCTACCGTAACATTGCCGCTAGGTGTCGGGCCCGAGTTCATCACGGCTAGAAAAGGTTGGGAGGTATGGGCAGCGCGCCAGAGGTATGACGCACCGGTGGAAATCCTGTACGTAGGCAGGGCGGAAAGGCGGAAAGGAACGGATGTTTTACTGGCTGCGCTGCCGAAAATGCTGAGTGAAATACCTAACGCACGCATCAAGTTCGTAGGAGATGAAGACGGAAAAGACGAGAAGGGTAAGTCATATTTCGCCGAATTCAGGAAAAAATACTCTAATCAATCGTGGTTCAAACGCGTCGCCTTCGTAGGTAGAGTAAGCGATGAGGATCTGGCTGATGCCTATAAAGCTTGTGATATATTTGTTGCGCCCTCGCGTTATGAATCTTTCGGGCAGATATACATAGAAGCCATGGCAGCAGGGAAGCCTGTCGTCGGTACGCGCGCGGGCGGTATACCAGAAGTTGTACAGCATGAGATGAATGGATTCCTCATAGAGAATGAAAACAGTGAGCAGCTAGCAGACTACCTTATAAAGCTAGCCTCCGATAGCAAACTACGTGTAAAGATGGGCGAAGCATCTTTACGCATTGCCCGCGAAAAATTCGCCGGCGATGTGCTCGCCAAAGATTTCCTAAAACTTGTCGACCAAGTAATTGACGTGAAAGAGTCATCCTAAAGGCCACAGGCTCCGTAACCGCGGGTTGAGTATTGCGGTCAGCCAGGTTGGACGGTGTATACGGTGCTGCCATCAAGTATGGGTTTTACTGGTGGCGTGCACAATGCTACAACGGGTAGTACTGTAGAACTTTTCGTAACCGACAGCAACAACAAACTGATTCAGGTTGAGAAAACGCCATCGGGCAGCTGGACATATACAGACATAAGCACAGGCTACCAACTGAAAGGCAAACCTGCAGTGCTGTGGGGGACCACGGGTGTAGACGTGTTTACCATAGCGAAAGACGGTGCGCTTGTGCAGCACCATACAAACTTCGGCCAGGGTACATGGGATGTATACACCGTTCTACCTGCCAGTAAGAATTTCGATGGTGGGGTCGATGCAGTACTAAGCGGCTCCACCGTAGAACTCTTTCTGGCAAACACCGCACACCATTTGGTGCAAGCAGAAAAGACACCAACCAGCCCATGGGTTACGTACGATATCCGGACAGACTACGAAGTAGACTATGCGCCTACTATCATCTGGGGTACGTCAGGAGTAGATGTGTATGCTAACGGTAAAGACGGTGCGCTTAAGTAGTTCCATACGGCGTTCGGTCAAGGCAGTTGGGACGCCTACACCGTACAAGACGCATCACAAAAGTTAGCGGGCGGAGTTGACGCACTGCAGTACGGCACATCGGTAGAGGTTTTTACCGAGAAAGAATAGCGAATAGCGCGCTAGGGGATCGTCACCCCCAACCAAGTTCCCGGTCCATTCATAGGACCTCGTCCTTCTACTATGGGCCGAAACGCCTCGGGGTAAAAACCAGGAGCTTTTGTACTTGGTGCTCGTAAGTTGAAGCTGAACTTTGCAATCTGCCCAGGCTGCACAATATGCTGATTCGTCGCAAGGGTTGTTCCATCAGATTCATACACGGCCGCAAATGTATCTGCAGGGCGGGTAGCACCAAGCCGCCAGGCATCATTAAATGTGCTTATTCGGTTAATCGGTCCATCAGTACCAAGTCGTACTGGTTGTCTCCCGGCATTCCAAGCAGAAATCTCATCGTACCAGGCGACGTTACCAGTGTTTTGGTACTGCAACCAGGCGCCACTGTATCCCCCCTGCGGAATCGTTGGATAGCTAGACTGCCCTTTATGTTCATACGAGTAGTTTGCTGGCATGATCGTCACCCCCAACCAAGTTCCCGGTCCATTCATAGGACCTCGTCCTTCTACTATGGGCCGAAACGCCTCGGGGTAAAAACCAGGAGCTTTTGTACTTGGTGCTCGTAAGTTGAAGCTGAACTTTGCAATCTGCCCAGGCTGCACAATATGCTGATTCGTCGCAAGGGTTGTTCCATCAGATTCATACACGGCCGCAAATGTATCTGCAGGGCGGGTAGCACCAAGCCGCCAGGCATCATTAAATGTGCTTATTCGGTTAATCGGTCCATCAGTACCAAGTCGTACTGGTTGTCTCCCGGCATTCCAAGCAGAAATCTCATCGTACCAGGCGACGTTACCAGTGTTTTGGTACTGCAACCAGGCAGGTGAACTATTGGACTGTATTATCGACGGATAAGGACTTTGCCCCTTGAATCCGTATGAATAATCCGACTGTATAACATGTATGACCGAATAATAATTACCACTGCTCCACATTGGCCCCCAGCCTTCAACGATTGGCCGAAAGCCCTCGTAGCGCTGGCCAGAGCCGATCCAAGTTTTTGCTTTTAAGGAAAATTCGAAGCGTGCAATCTGCCCAGGCTGCACAATATGCTGATTCGTCGCAAGGGTTGTTCCATCAGATTCATACACGGCCGCAAATGTATCTGCAGGGCGGGTAGCACCAAAACGCCAGTCGTCTTCAAACCCACTTGAACGATTCAAGGGCAAATCCGTAGCAAGTCTAACGGGTGGTTGGCCGGCATTCCATGCAGAAACTTCATCATACCAGGCCCTTATGCCAATATTCTTAAATGTATATTGCATGCGACTGCTTTCGCCATCATTTTTCAGCCAGGGGGATGCTCCTTGAGAGACGCTAGCTGCAGCGTAACTGGGTGTTATGGTGGAACCAAACCAGTCACTGTACATACGCCAGAAATTGCGGTTGCCATACGCGCTACAGCCGTCGCCAGTTCCATACATATTTGCAAGGGCTGCCGCGTTGGGCTGGTAGGGAGTGTATGTGTAGAGCGCTGCCGTTGCTTTATTCTCGATATATACATTGGCTGCGCCGCAACCAGTTGGGGCAACATTCCAAAGAGTACTGTTTACTTGGTATGGCTTTTTGTATTGCCACCAG encodes:
- a CDS encoding methyltransferase domain-containing protein, giving the protein MMNKAIHSLEPREAVHRSDKVKPYGELVGTFYIASRNPLVRLAKKPFSTGVKLYRKIFQGYLEQKTQVDSYVVYELTDIAEKLNKLSVEELEASINNAINIKLDEKIQETHILIDRFKKEINYELVELRKGGSAAAAEDKKPFKAEIINQKRVKELKKVNVGAGMDIRQDYINLDHRALDGIDVVADVLDMPFEEESLDEIFSSHVVEHFVQNDLKKILVYWFGLLRKGGRLRIITPNIEDMAKRYAIGEVAWQEFRSVALGGQDYASDYHFNHFSIKSMEELIHTVLPEAEFKIVADSRRNGECFEMEVLVVK
- a CDS encoding glycosyltransferase, which encodes MKNSQQKDSPRISVVLNTCNRGAYIGDTLRGLQRQSYDNFEVIVVNGPSIDNTEDVVKDFEVKYYTAPFNLSISRNIGIKHASGDIIAFIDDDAVPEANWLADLVKAYEDPKVAAAGGRVFNADGSGFQFSYGAIDVWGYPVTRDDKPYEYNDPAGDWFNVNIGTNASYRREPLIEVGGFDEEIEYYHDESDVCVRLIQAGYKVAQLENAYVHHKMAPSFRRKNSKKTVVWDAIVKNTIYFGLLNTAGKRPLHQRLSKPFLAERQKLSFPYKLFRSGDFTFGEGVSRYFALCRAFMRGYRRGFSGKRKLMQGYMYEPDTFLRYKKIQKPATVRHIVLVSQGFPPHQTDGIARYTGVLAKELSRLGHTVSVVSRALNENKKGTIQFIDGAWLYRHQPNKYLTRTTGYPRVDHQLAHARSVLATVRKIHDREKVDVVLAPLWDAEGLGLMVHKVAPTILTLMSPLKKVVETQWFNVDEPSYDITYELERECVVRADGIMAISDNIKHTIGELYNVDWRTLAARGAPTVTLPLGVGPEFITARKGWEVWAARQRYDAPVEILYVGRAERRKGTDVLLAALPKMLSEIPNARIKFVGDEDGKDEKGKSYFAEFRKKYSNQSWFKRVAFVGRVSDEDLADAYKACDIFVAPSRYESFGQIYIEAMAAGKPVVGTRAGGIPEVVQHEMNGFLIENENSEQLADYLIKLASDSKLRVKMGEASLRIAREKFAGDVLAKDFLKLVDQVIDVKESS